CAGGTGTAAATTTTAACACAGCGCCAACTATCCTTGCGAAAACAGTAGGCGATGGGTCAGGTTTTGCCAATGGCTTTTATAGCTTAACAGGTGTTCAGCGTTATCTGCTTATTTTTGAAAATTTCAAAACAGGTGACGGCACAGGATCAAAGAGCAATGATGACATTTTGGTTGCGTCACTCAAAGCAGACCCAACACCAACACCAGAGCCTTCACTAGGACTTATTCTTGGTGGTGGTCTGATGGCTCTTGGCCTTTTAAGCCGTAAACAAAAATAAAAACGATACTGCGATACAAAAAAGGAGGCCCTTGGGCCTCCTTTTTTATGTAGACAAATTATTCTGCTAAACTTTTGTCACACCTTACTTTGTCACACCTTACCTTTTTGTCACACCTGCGAAAGCAGGTGTCCATACAGTCTCTCAACAAAATAGATTAACCCATTGTTTAAAATGGATCCCTGCCTTCGCAGGGATGAAAAACAAAAACAGGGATGACAAGAGTGCGACAAGGAATACACCTTAATTCGATACTTGCCATGATCCATCTGGCTGACGACAAGCATTACCGTAAGCTTGTTGTGTTTTACCACCAACAACGACGTTATGTTGATATTCACGACAATAACGGCCGTCATTATCATAACCATCGCGTGTTGTTCTGACGGTACCTGAATTTCCTGAATTTGGATTGTTCCAACGGATTGAATCACCAACGCGTCCTGAATTCAATGATTGTGTTGTTGCACGATTTGCAGCTGCACGATCCGCATTATCAAGTGAACGACCAACTTCACCACCAACAAGACCACCTAATAAAGCGCCAACGCCAACGCCAACAAGCTGTCCTGTTCCTTTACCAAACTGAGCACCAGCAAGGCCACCTAAAGCTGCACCACCGAGTGTGCCAACTGTTTGCTTCGGACCTGTATCCTGACAAGCTGTCATGCTTAAAACAGAAAGTGTTGCGATCGATAGTACAATCTTCTTTAACATTTTGAACCTCATAAAAGATAAATGATACCCCTATCCCTCAAGAAATAGAGTCTGAAATGGCCCCTATAAAAACCCTTTCAACACCAATTATCCTAAAGAAAAGCCACCCAAAAGTCAAGATAATTTTAGTAATCAGCAATGGAAACAATAGTTATCCCTGGAGTTCTCTAACCTTTTCCATGCAAAATTCAAAAACTTGATTGGTTGACATGTGTGATGTGTTCAAAACAATCGCGTCATCCGCAGGTTTTAAGGGCGCGAGCGTTCTTTTACTATCGCGCTCATCACGGCTTTTGATATCAGCCAATACATCCTCATAAACAACATCCGGTTGCTTTTCTTTCAGTTCAAAAAAGCGCCGTTTTGCCCTCACCTCCAAGTCAGCCGTGATGAATAATTTAAGGTGTGCATCAGGACAAATCACTGTACCGATATCACGACCATCCAGAATCGCCCCCTGCTTATCATCCGGCGGCGTATGAGCGAAATTTCGCTGCAAATCAAGAAGCCTATCGCGTACAACCTGGTAAGCTGATGCCTTTGAGGCGGCAATACCAACTTCTTCTGTGCGCAAAATCGGATTTTGAAGACTATCCCATAGATCTTGAAAAGACAAGGCATCGAGGTAATGGCGCACTTCAGCATCAGAACTCGGATCAATACCATTTTTCAAAAAAAGATACCCAATCCCGCGATACAAAAGCCCTGTATCCAAATAAGCAAAGTCAAATTCTTGAGCCAATCTGCGCCCAACTGTTCCTTTGCCACTGCCTGCTGGCCCATCAATTGCAATAATAATCATTTACTCTTCCTGTACTTCGCCAAGATAAATCCCAAGCCCTAGAGCTGTTTTTAATAAAGGACTGCTCATCTCAACACATTGATAGTTTTGAATCGCGCTGGCAATGGGGACATGAATCATTTTACGATCAGACCAAGCAACCATATGATGCTCAATGCCTTCTGCTATACAATCAACCGCATGCACACCAAAGCTCGCCGCCAAAAGGCGATCAGATGGAATGGGCGGTCCACCCCTTTGCACATGCCCCAAAGAAATCACCCGCGTTTCTGCCTTTGTGAGTTTTTCAATTTGCGAGCCAATATATTGAC
The sequence above is a segment of the Alphaproteobacteria bacterium genome. Coding sequences within it:
- a CDS encoding glycine zipper 2TM domain-containing protein, which translates into the protein MRFKMLKKIVLSIATLSVLSMTACQDTGPKQTVGTLGGAALGGLAGAQFGKGTGQLVGVGVGALLGGLVGGEVGRSLDNADRAAANRATTQSLNSGRVGDSIRWNNPNSGNSGTVRTTRDGYDNDGRYCREYQHNVVVGGKTQQAYGNACRQPDGSWQVSN
- a CDS encoding (d)CMP kinase, giving the protein MIIAIDGPAGSGKGTVGRRLAQEFDFAYLDTGLLYRGIGYLFLKNGIDPSSDAEVRHYLDALSFQDLWDSLQNPILRTEEVGIAASKASAYQVVRDRLLDLQRNFAHTPPDDKQGAILDGRDIGTVICPDAHLKLFITADLEVRAKRRFFELKEKQPDVVYEDVLADIKSRDERDSKRTLAPLKPADDAIVLNTSHMSTNQVFEFCMEKVRELQG